The region AAAAAAAAAAAAAAAAAAAAAAAAAAAAAGATTCAAAAAAGAGCGTGAAAAATGATACAAAAAATTACTAAAAACACACCTCAAGAATATATTGAAGAAATAAATACTGTTTGCAAAAAATGCGGTAACTGTTGTAGTCAAGGAAGCGGATTTGTTCTTAAAAAAGAAGTTGACAAAATTGCAAAACACCTTGAGTTAAGTGAAGAAGAAGTAAAAACAAAATTTCTCACAGAAGTTGAGTTTTTTAATACAAAACAGTTCAGACTAAAAATGAACATCCCAAAAGACAGCATAAGACCTCATGGAAATTGTGTTTTTTTACGTGCAGATCATTGTTCAATTCAAGATGCAAAACCTCTTCATTGTAGAATTAGTAATTGTAATGAATTTGGCGATGAAGTACAAACTTGGTTTTTAGTTAATTTTTTCCTAAATCCCAATGATCCGGAATCAATAAGACAATATTCCTCTTTTTTAAAAACAGGAGGGAGATTACTCAAAGGCGCAGAACTTGAAAAACTAGTACCTGACAAAGAAACTTTAAAAAAAATTTTAGATTTTGAAAGAATAAAATAATTCAAAAAAAACTAAATCAAAAAAATACACAAAATATTAAAAAAAAAATTATTAACAGATCATAATCGCAAATAACTGTAATTAACTAACGTGTTTTAAATTTTTTTTATATTTTTATTTTTAAAAATAAACAAAACCAATTAAATCAACAACAAAAATAATAAAACAAAACCAACATAGGGGGCATACAAATGGAACAAAAAAATGTTAAGATTTCAGTCAGCGAAGGCACTGATTTTTTTTGTCATGAAATATCAATCAATTTTAATCCAATGCAATTTATTTTAGATTTCAAAAATATTACTCCTCGAGTAGATATCAGAAATAAAGAGGGTCCAACACTCGTTTTAAGACATAATGTAGTAATGCTCGATCCATTCAATGCAAAACAAATGTTAAATGTTTTACAAAATGCAATTGAAAAATATGAAACTGAATTTGGAGAAATTAAAAAACCAAAAATGATTAAAAAAGCAGAAACTAAAATGAAGAAAAAAGCTAAAACTGCTAAATCAAAAAAAACAAACACTACAGAACCAAATTCTCCAAACTACTTTGGATAAACAATGAATAAAAATATCTAGGTGAATATTATGAAAATAAATCCTCAAGATCAAAACCAATTTAAAAATAATCATATCCATTCGACAACCAGAATGCCTATGAAAAGACTTTACTTAACAAGTGAAGCTATTTTAAGATACTTAATTGGAAACGATGAAGACTTAAATACATTAATTATTTGCAAACACACTCAATTTAGTTTAGAAACAGATGATCATGCAATTTATGAATCCATGGGATCTATTAAAGAGCAAGATGATTTTAAACTAAATAAATTAGTTAAACTTTTTGAAGTAGTAAAAATTCATAGCGGAAAACGTCAAGGAATTTT is a window of Candidatus Woesearchaeota archaeon DNA encoding:
- a CDS encoding YkgJ family cysteine cluster protein, which produces MIQKITKNTPQEYIEEINTVCKKCGNCCSQGSGFVLKKEVDKIAKHLELSEEEVKTKFLTEVEFFNTKQFRLKMNIPKDSIRPHGNCVFLRADHCSIQDAKPLHCRISNCNEFGDEVQTWFLVNFFLNPNDPESIRQYSSFLKTGGRLLKGAELEKLVPDKETLKKILDFERIK
- a CDS encoding DUF3467 domain-containing protein produces the protein MEQKNVKISVSEGTDFFCHEISINFNPMQFILDFKNITPRVDIRNKEGPTLVLRHNVVMLDPFNAKQMLNVLQNAIEKYETEFGEIKKPKMIKKAETKMKKKAKTAKSKKTNTTEPNSPNYFG